In Centropristis striata isolate RG_2023a ecotype Rhode Island chromosome 5, C.striata_1.0, whole genome shotgun sequence, a single genomic region encodes these proteins:
- the LOC131971795 gene encoding cytochrome P450 3A19-like — protein sequence MGFVAYCLATNPDIQKILQEEVDETFPEKCRPTYEALTQMEYLDMVLNEAMRLYPIATRVERMSKSSVDINGVTIPKGTVVAVPVYTLHRDPALWPEPEAFKPERFSKENKHNLDPYAFLPFGAGPRNCIGMRFAVLMMKLAIVEILQRFSFVTCKETEIPLELGNEGFLAPKNPIKLMLQPRPTVAD from the exons ATGGGATTTGTAGCTTACTGCCTGGCAACCAACCCTGACATCCAAAAGATCCTGCAAGAGGAGGTTGACGAAACATTCCCAGAAAAG TGTCGACCAACCTATGAAGCCCTGACGCAGATGGAATACCTGGACATGGTGCTGAATGAGGCAATGAGGCTGTACCCTATTGCTACTCGAGTAGAGAGAATGTCAAAGTCTTCAGTGGACATTAACGGCGTGACCATCCCTAAAGGAACTGTCGTCGCGGTACCAGTGTACACTCTCCATCGTGACCCTGCTTTGTGGCCTGAGCCCGAAGCCTTCAAACCTGAAAG GTTTAGCAAAGAGAACAAACACAACCTAGACCCGTATGCCTTCCTACCCTTTGGAGCAGGGCCAAGGAACTGTATTGGCATGCGATTTGCCGTCTTGATGATGAAGTTGGCCATAGTGGAGATCCTTCAGAGATTCAGCTTTGTCACATGCAAGGAGACAGAA ATTCCACTGGAGCTGGGAAATGAAGGATTTCTCGCACCCAAGAATCCCATCAAGCTGATGCTGCAGCCCAGACCAACTGTTGCTGATTAG